A genomic segment from Frateuria edaphi encodes:
- a CDS encoding diguanylate cyclase, whose translation MNDTTRPKILVVDDTPANLVAMRRLLAHAGADLYEAGSGNEALALCLDHEFALILLDVNMPDMDGFEVASLLTEADQMHETPIIFVTAAYADDLNRLKGYRSGAVDYVAKPINDVILQSKVRVFLELYGARVKLEQTLEELSERNHQLQQEIAERERVEAQVRHQATHDMLTGLPNRVLFHDRLGAALAHAVEGGPGFALVLLDIDGFKGVNDRYGHPAGDALLQAIAARLKLNLRAGDTVARLGGDEFALIVGEMGELPVLLRRCEELGTSLAEAYPLVSPQGAFEARVSASIGVAPWSAQVASDEALIQAADRALYRAKDGGKNRCVLAD comes from the coding sequence ATGAACGACACGACGCGACCGAAGATCCTGGTGGTCGACGACACCCCGGCCAACCTGGTGGCGATGCGCCGCCTGCTGGCCCACGCCGGCGCGGACCTGTACGAGGCCGGCAGCGGCAACGAGGCGCTGGCGCTGTGCCTGGACCACGAGTTCGCGCTGATCCTGCTGGACGTCAACATGCCGGACATGGACGGCTTCGAGGTGGCCTCGCTGCTGACCGAGGCCGACCAGATGCACGAGACGCCGATCATCTTCGTCACCGCCGCCTATGCGGACGATCTCAACCGGCTCAAGGGCTATCGCTCCGGCGCGGTGGACTACGTCGCCAAGCCGATCAACGACGTGATCCTGCAGTCGAAGGTGCGCGTGTTCCTGGAGCTCTACGGCGCGCGCGTGAAGCTGGAGCAGACGCTGGAGGAACTGTCCGAGCGCAACCACCAGTTGCAGCAGGAGATCGCCGAGCGCGAGCGCGTCGAGGCGCAGGTGCGCCACCAGGCGACCCACGACATGCTGACCGGCCTGCCCAACCGCGTGCTTTTCCATGACCGCCTCGGCGCTGCGCTTGCCCATGCGGTCGAGGGTGGGCCGGGCTTCGCGCTGGTGTTGCTGGATATCGATGGATTCAAGGGCGTGAACGACCGCTACGGCCATCCCGCCGGCGACGCGCTGCTGCAGGCGATCGCGGCGCGGCTGAAGCTCAACCTGCGCGCGGGCGACACGGTGGCGCGATTGGGCGGCGACGAATTCGCCCTGATCGTGGGCGAGATGGGGGAGCTTCCGGTGCTGCTTCGCCGCTGCGAGGAACTGGGCACCAGCCTGGCCGAGGCCTACCCGCTGGTGTCGCCGCAGGGGGCCTTCGAGGCCCGTGTCAGCGCAAGTATCGGCGTGGCGCCGTGGAGCGCGCAGGTGGCAAGCGACGAGGCGTTGATCCAGGCCGCCGACCGGGCGCTGTACCGGGCCAAGGACGGCGGCAAGAACCGCTGCGTGCTGGCGGACTGA
- a CDS encoding M24 family metallopeptidase, with product MTDREAVGTRFDPVRMQHARAQTWAALHGIRERMRVGIGEEEARHEALDVFRGLGMERLWHPVIIRIGANTTKTYRQRSDPNVRLAENDSYFIDLGLVFDGHEGDVGDTFVVGHAPERQACADAARTLFDEVARTWRSDGLSGRALYDFASERAQAMGWRFNHAIKGHRLGDFPHSVHKGGDLGTLDGAPSPGLWVLEIQIAHPSEPFGAFYEDLLGVERLAP from the coding sequence ATGACTGACCGCGAAGCCGTCGGCACCCGCTTCGATCCCGTCCGCATGCAGCATGCCCGCGCGCAGACATGGGCCGCGCTCCACGGCATTCGCGAGCGCATGCGCGTGGGGATCGGCGAGGAGGAAGCGCGCCATGAGGCGCTCGACGTTTTCCGCGGCCTCGGCATGGAGCGCCTGTGGCATCCGGTGATCATCCGCATCGGCGCGAACACCACCAAGACCTATCGCCAGCGCTCCGATCCGAACGTGCGCCTGGCCGAGAACGACAGCTACTTCATCGACCTCGGGCTGGTGTTCGACGGCCATGAAGGCGACGTCGGCGACACCTTCGTCGTCGGCCACGCGCCGGAGCGGCAGGCCTGCGCCGACGCCGCCCGCACGTTGTTCGACGAGGTGGCCCGCACCTGGCGCAGCGACGGCCTGAGCGGCCGGGCGCTCTACGACTTCGCGAGCGAACGCGCGCAGGCGATGGGCTGGCGCTTCAACCATGCGATCAAGGGCCACCGCCTGGGCGACTTCCCGCATTCGGTGCACAAGGGCGGCGATCTCGGCACGCTGGACGGCGCGCCCTCGCCGGGGTTGTGGGTGCTGGAGATCCAGATCGCCCACCCCAGCGAGCCGTTCGGCGCGTTCTACGAGGACCTGCTCGGCGTGGAGCGCTTGGCGCCGTGA
- a CDS encoding CPBP family intramembrane glutamic endopeptidase: MHGYRLAFVTPIQAPSWQRWLVFSPVARLVFFTALLVAASMLFGLVPHGPAESPVAKGLRELGFRAVAPLLAYLVLVKLIERRPVRELALRRLAPEGALGLAAGALLFSAVVGSLWLLGSYRIIGTNPEAHWMLAALTVGLGAGIGEEIICRGVLYRIVEEGLGSWIALLVSALFFGAAHLNNPGATLWAGLAIAIEAGILFGLIYLVTRSLWICMGLHAAWNFMQGTVYGIPVSGTRADGWLVSTRSGPDWLSGGVFGAEASVVALVLCTLVSAMLLAVALRRGLIVPPGWRRQGTEPRSGSLPMPTPGS; the protein is encoded by the coding sequence ATGCACGGTTACCGTCTCGCCTTTGTCACGCCCATCCAGGCCCCGAGCTGGCAGCGCTGGCTGGTGTTCTCGCCGGTCGCCCGGCTGGTGTTCTTCACCGCGCTGCTGGTCGCCGCCAGCATGCTGTTCGGGCTCGTTCCGCACGGGCCGGCCGAGAGCCCCGTCGCCAAGGGCCTGCGCGAGCTTGGCTTCCGGGCCGTGGCGCCGCTGCTTGCCTACCTGGTGCTGGTCAAGCTGATCGAGCGCCGGCCGGTGCGCGAACTGGCGCTGCGGCGCCTCGCGCCTGAGGGCGCGCTCGGCCTGGCCGCGGGCGCGCTGCTGTTCAGCGCCGTCGTCGGCAGCCTGTGGCTGCTCGGCAGTTACCGGATCATCGGCACCAACCCGGAAGCGCACTGGATGCTCGCGGCACTGACGGTAGGCCTGGGCGCCGGCATCGGCGAGGAGATCATCTGCCGCGGCGTGCTCTACCGGATCGTCGAGGAAGGCCTGGGCAGCTGGATCGCGCTGCTGGTGTCGGCCTTGTTCTTCGGGGCCGCGCATCTGAACAACCCGGGCGCCACGCTGTGGGCCGGCCTGGCGATCGCCATCGAGGCCGGCATCCTGTTCGGACTGATCTACCTGGTGACCCGTTCGCTGTGGATCTGCATGGGCCTGCACGCGGCCTGGAACTTCATGCAGGGCACGGTCTACGGCATCCCCGTATCGGGGACCCGGGCGGATGGCTGGCTGGTATCCACCCGCAGCGGGCCGGACTGGCTGAGCGGCGGCGTGTTCGGCGCCGAGGCGTCGGTGGTCGCGCTCGTGCTGTGCACGCTGGTGTCCGCCATGCTGCTGGCAGTGGCGCTGCGACGCGGCCTGATCGTGCCGCCCGGCTGGCGCCGCCAGGGGACCGAACCGCGTTCGGGTTCCCTACCCATGCCCACCCCGGGCAGCTAA
- a CDS encoding tryptophan halogenase family protein, whose product MDDNRIRTIVVVGGGSAGWTAAAALATYLGKGARVRLVESEEIGIVGVGESTVPFMKTFNAQVLGIREAEFVARTQGTFKLGIQFNDWGRIGDSYVHGFGTIGRSLGPLPFHQYWLKLFLAGRAPDIGAFSLPTVAAPQDRFTADVADAPPGSPLADIAYGYQFDAGLYARYLRELAERRGVQRIEGRIVDVVQRGDDGFVEAVVLQGGERIEGELFVDCSGFRGLLIEKTLKAGYEDWSRWLPCDRAMVVACESAGPLTPYTRVTARAAGWQWRIPLQHRTGNGYVYSSGHISDDEAAATLLGTLDGKALGDPRPLRFTPGRGSRFWDRNVVAVGLAGGFMEPLESTAIYLAQSGIQRLLGLFPTRGFDPMLADRFNRESVFEHERVRDFLALHYHATERDDTPFWDHCRTMAIPDPLRETIELFRTDGRYFRNGEDFFALPSWVQVMLGQRIVPRGYHPIVDEVPEADLVAFVERVRRTIAAGAEAMPLHQDYIDAHCRAATA is encoded by the coding sequence ATGGACGACAACCGCATCCGCACCATCGTCGTCGTGGGCGGCGGCAGCGCCGGCTGGACGGCCGCGGCGGCGCTGGCCACCTACCTGGGCAAGGGCGCCCGCGTCCGCCTGGTGGAATCGGAGGAGATCGGCATCGTCGGGGTGGGCGAATCCACCGTCCCGTTCATGAAGACCTTCAACGCCCAGGTGCTTGGCATCCGCGAGGCGGAATTCGTCGCGCGGACGCAAGGCACGTTCAAGCTCGGCATCCAGTTCAACGACTGGGGCCGTATTGGCGACAGTTACGTGCACGGCTTCGGCACGATCGGCCGTTCGCTGGGGCCGCTGCCGTTCCACCAGTACTGGCTCAAGCTGTTCCTCGCCGGCCGTGCCCCGGACATCGGCGCGTTCTCGCTGCCGACCGTCGCGGCACCGCAGGACAGGTTCACGGCCGACGTGGCCGACGCGCCGCCAGGCTCGCCGCTGGCGGACATCGCCTACGGCTACCAGTTCGATGCCGGGCTGTATGCGCGCTACCTGCGCGAGCTGGCCGAACGCCGGGGCGTGCAGCGGATCGAAGGCCGCATCGTCGACGTCGTCCAGCGCGGCGATGACGGTTTCGTCGAAGCGGTGGTGCTCCAGGGCGGCGAGCGGATCGAGGGCGAGCTGTTCGTGGATTGCTCCGGCTTCCGCGGCCTGCTGATCGAAAAGACCCTGAAGGCCGGCTACGAGGACTGGAGCCGGTGGCTGCCCTGCGACCGCGCGATGGTCGTGGCCTGCGAGAGCGCCGGGCCGTTGACGCCGTACACGCGCGTGACCGCGCGCGCGGCGGGCTGGCAGTGGCGCATCCCGTTGCAGCACCGCACCGGCAACGGCTACGTGTATTCCAGCGGGCACATCAGCGACGACGAAGCGGCTGCGACCTTGCTCGGGACCCTGGATGGCAAGGCGCTGGGCGATCCGCGCCCACTGCGTTTCACCCCCGGCAGGGGTAGCCGGTTCTGGGACAGGAACGTCGTGGCGGTCGGGCTGGCCGGTGGCTTCATGGAGCCGCTCGAATCGACCGCCATCTACCTGGCCCAGTCGGGCATCCAGCGCCTGCTCGGACTATTCCCGACGCGCGGGTTCGACCCGATGCTGGCCGATCGCTTCAATCGCGAGTCGGTGTTCGAGCATGAACGCGTGCGCGACTTCCTGGCGCTCCATTACCACGCGACCGAACGCGACGACACGCCGTTCTGGGACCACTGCCGCACGATGGCCATTCCCGATCCGCTGCGCGAGACGATCGAGCTTTTCCGTACCGACGGCCGCTATTTCCGCAACGGTGAGGATTTCTTCGCGTTGCCGAGCTGGGTCCAGGTCATGCTTGGCCAGCGCATCGTGCCGCGCGGCTACCATCCCATCGTCGATGAGGTGCCGGAGGCGGACCTGGTCGCGTTCGTCGAGCGCGTGCGCAGGACCATCGCAGCGGGCGCCGAAGCCATGCCGTTGCACCAGGACTACATCGACGCGCACTGCCGGGCCGCCACGGCCTGA
- a CDS encoding chemotaxis protein CheB, with amino-acid sequence MARLEAIVIGCSAGGLGALEPLLRALAPPLPLPVIVCSHSAEPGTGLLGPLLARYARLPVREARERWPAEAGTIHLAPAGYHLLIERDRCFAYSVDEPVHYSRPSIDVLFESAADAYGAGLAGVMLTGASPDGAKGLMRIRQAGGLAIVQDPAEALASAMPQAALDQAGADHCLPLARIAPLLNELAHRE; translated from the coding sequence ATGGCGCGGCTTGAAGCGATCGTGATCGGCTGTTCGGCCGGCGGCCTGGGCGCGCTCGAGCCTCTGCTGCGCGCGCTCGCGCCGCCGCTCCCGCTGCCGGTGATCGTCTGCAGCCACAGCGCCGAGCCGGGCACCGGCCTGCTCGGACCGCTGCTGGCGCGGTACGCGCGGCTGCCAGTGCGCGAGGCGCGCGAGCGCTGGCCCGCCGAGGCGGGAACGATCCACCTGGCCCCGGCCGGTTATCATCTGCTGATCGAGCGCGACCGTTGTTTCGCCTATTCGGTAGACGAGCCGGTGCATTACTCGCGTCCCTCGATCGACGTTCTTTTCGAGAGCGCCGCGGATGCCTATGGCGCCGGCCTGGCCGGCGTGATGCTGACCGGCGCCAGCCCTGACGGCGCGAAGGGCCTGATGCGCATCCGCCAGGCCGGCGGCCTGGCCATCGTGCAGGATCCGGCCGAGGCGCTCGCGTCGGCGATGCCGCAAGCCGCACTCGACCAGGCCGGCGCCGATCACTGCCTGCCCCTGGCGCGGATCGCGCCGCTGCTCAACGAACTGGCTCACCGCGAATGA
- a CDS encoding CheR family methyltransferase translates to MDRIDPALEDIELELFVRALRQRHGYDFGHYAPASLRRRVRQLVHAHDTGTISALTGRLLHEPEFVFEVIEGLSVPVSDMFRDPPVFRALREQVLPLLASWPRINIWQAGCASGQEVYSLAILLEEEGLYDRCQIYATDFNPAALRRAQEGIYPVRAAQAWSRNYQEAGGRHSLADYYSARYEFIKLDQRLRRNVSFANHNLVTDKVFCEAQLVLCRNVLIYFANPLQDRVLGLFRDSLVRGGFLCLGLRESLDFAPSAADFTALDADLRIYRRNVFPASDGAA, encoded by the coding sequence ATGGACCGGATCGATCCCGCGCTGGAGGACATCGAACTGGAGCTGTTCGTGCGCGCGCTGCGCCAGCGCCACGGCTACGACTTCGGTCATTACGCGCCCGCCTCGCTGCGGCGGCGCGTGCGCCAGCTGGTGCACGCGCACGACACCGGCACGATCAGCGCGCTGACCGGCCGGCTGCTGCATGAACCGGAGTTCGTGTTCGAGGTGATCGAGGGCCTGTCCGTGCCGGTCTCGGACATGTTCCGCGACCCGCCGGTGTTCCGCGCGCTGCGCGAGCAGGTGCTGCCGCTGCTCGCCTCCTGGCCGCGCATCAACATCTGGCAGGCCGGTTGCGCCAGCGGGCAGGAGGTGTACTCGCTCGCCATCCTGCTCGAAGAAGAAGGCCTCTACGACCGTTGCCAGATCTATGCCACCGACTTCAACCCGGCCGCGCTCAGGCGCGCGCAGGAGGGCATCTACCCGGTTCGCGCCGCGCAGGCCTGGTCGCGCAACTACCAGGAGGCCGGCGGCCGCCATTCGCTGGCCGACTACTACAGCGCGCGCTACGAGTTCATCAAGCTCGACCAGCGCCTGCGCCGCAACGTCAGCTTCGCCAACCACAACCTGGTCACCGACAAGGTGTTCTGCGAGGCGCAGCTGGTGCTCTGCCGCAACGTGCTGATCTACTTCGCCAACCCGCTGCAGGACCGGGTGCTGGGGCTGTTCCGCGACAGCCTGGTGCGCGGCGGCTTCCTCTGCCTGGGACTGCGCGAGAGCCTGGACTTCGCGCCCAGCGCCGCCGATTTCACGGCGCTCGACGCCGACCTGCGCATCTACCGCCGCAACGTGTTTCCCGCTTCCGATGGCGCGGCTTGA
- a CDS encoding peptide chain release factor 3, translating into MSSHAQETRRRRTFAIVSHPDAGKTTLTEKLLLFGGAIQMAGSVKGRKAARHATSDWMALEKERGISVTSSVMQFPYEGKIVNLLDTPGHADFSEDTYRVLTAVDSALMVIDCAKGVEERTIKLMEVCRLRDTPIMTFINKLDREGRSPIELLDEVESVLGIACTPVTWPIGMGKRLKGVYHLLLDEVHVYEPGKNFTRQDSTIFKGLDAPGLEAAVGADMLAELRDELELVQGASNPFVLEDYLAGKLTPVFFGSAVNNFGVQLLLDFFVEHAPGPRPRGTLGRAVTPEEEKLTGFVFKIQANMDPAHRDRVAFMRVCSGTYTAGMKMLQTRTGKEVRIANALTFMASDREIVESAYPGDVIGLHNHGTISIGDTFTEGEPVHFTGIPNFAPELFRRARLRDPLKMKALQKGLAQLSEEGATQFFRPLMSNDLVLGAVGVLQFDVVAYRLKDEYGVDASFDTVGVATARWVHCDDPKMLEEFREKNAMNLGIDAAGELVYLAPSRVNLQLAQERWPKVRFSATREHAASVEV; encoded by the coding sequence ATGTCCTCGCACGCCCAAGAAACCCGCCGCCGCCGCACCTTCGCCATCGTCAGCCACCCTGACGCGGGCAAGACCACCCTGACCGAAAAGCTGCTGCTGTTCGGCGGTGCGATCCAGATGGCGGGCAGCGTCAAGGGCCGCAAGGCCGCGCGCCATGCGACGTCGGACTGGATGGCGCTGGAGAAGGAGCGCGGCATCTCGGTGACTTCCTCGGTGATGCAGTTCCCCTACGAGGGCAAGATCGTCAACCTGCTCGACACTCCGGGCCACGCGGACTTCTCCGAAGACACCTACCGCGTGCTGACCGCGGTGGACTCGGCGCTGATGGTGATCGACTGCGCCAAGGGCGTGGAGGAGCGCACGATCAAGCTGATGGAGGTGTGCCGCCTGCGCGACACGCCGATCATGACCTTCATCAACAAGCTCGACCGCGAGGGGCGCTCGCCGATCGAACTGCTCGACGAGGTCGAGTCGGTGCTCGGCATTGCCTGCACGCCGGTGACCTGGCCGATCGGCATGGGCAAGCGCCTGAAGGGCGTCTACCACCTGCTGCTGGACGAGGTGCACGTCTACGAGCCGGGCAAGAACTTCACGCGGCAGGACTCGACCATCTTCAAGGGTCTGGACGCGCCCGGCCTGGAGGCCGCGGTGGGCGCCGACATGCTGGCCGAACTGCGCGACGAACTGGAGCTGGTGCAAGGCGCCTCCAACCCGTTCGTGCTGGAGGATTACCTCGCCGGCAAGCTCACCCCGGTGTTTTTCGGCTCGGCGGTGAACAACTTCGGCGTGCAGCTGTTGCTGGATTTCTTCGTCGAGCACGCGCCGGGCCCGCGCCCCCGCGGCACGCTCGGTCGCGCGGTAACGCCCGAGGAGGAGAAGCTCACCGGCTTCGTCTTCAAGATCCAGGCCAACATGGACCCGGCGCACCGCGACCGCGTGGCCTTCATGCGCGTGTGCTCGGGCACCTACACCGCCGGCATGAAGATGCTGCAGACGCGCACCGGCAAGGAAGTGCGCATCGCCAATGCGCTGACCTTCATGGCGAGCGACCGCGAGATCGTCGAGAGCGCCTATCCCGGCGACGTGATCGGCCTGCACAACCACGGCACGATCTCCATCGGTGACACCTTCACCGAGGGCGAGCCGGTGCACTTCACTGGTATCCCCAACTTCGCGCCGGAGCTGTTCCGCCGCGCGCGCCTGCGCGACCCGCTCAAGATGAAGGCGCTGCAGAAGGGCCTGGCACAGCTGTCGGAGGAAGGCGCCACGCAGTTCTTCCGTCCGCTGATGAGCAACGACCTGGTCCTGGGCGCGGTCGGCGTGCTGCAGTTCGACGTGGTGGCCTACCGGCTGAAGGACGAGTACGGCGTGGATGCTTCGTTCGATACGGTCGGCGTGGCGACCGCACGCTGGGTGCATTGCGATGACCCGAAGATGCTGGAGGAATTCCGCGAGAAGAACGCGATGAACCTCGGCATCGATGCGGCCGGCGAACTGGTGTACCTGGCGCCCTCGCGGGTCAACCTGCAGCTTGCACAGGAGCGCTGGCCGAAGGTGCGTTTCTCGGCCACGCGCGAGCACGCGGCCTCGGTCGAGGTGTAA
- a CDS encoding response regulator: MPAAVPDDFQPDPSRHSWLAHLPVQRKMLLVIGPLLLVFLLANLATLYSLQEQTVNRRWTEHTYRVLLAIDSVKDAMLTAQIGARGYMLTQSSAELAGFEKGGRSLASGFRLLRTLTTDNPLQQARLDRAEVLATRWQREIVAYVVTPASRGRIDAGARERIQQDFFAHRTVTAPDVTGVLAQMAGTEEALLAERNARLQRTLDLMRVFNALAAALSLLYGAYVLELTRRIITRPLHQMTTLMSRLAAHDHSVTITRQGRRDEIGQIARALEVFKRMAIGSSEQNWVKSEISRLVQRLQQLGTHRDFGAALASELAPLTQSGVALYYGYDAASERLDLLGSYGLRQSWNPAEAYVPGEGLVGQCVIERKPIALDEVPERYLRIHSAAGEASPGHVLILPVLFRERLVGVLELASFKPLTPLCREFLEELLPIVALTQENLTRAIATQDLLEQTREQADHLRRSEEALRRQQQGLRDANAALQAKTRELEEQSQRLTVSEEELRVQTEELQASNEELREKGDILKQQKQALEALQRETAQKALELERASQYKSDFLANMSHELRTPLNSLLILSRSLADNDGGNLDEEQIESARIIHDAGANLLRLINDILDLSKIEAGKMELVIDELPLAVFARALKRTFAHVAQEKGLAFEVQVDEGMPPALHTDSARLEQVANNLLGNAFKFTARGGVRVRIGHPGPETRVPPALLGQPLVAIEVSDTGIGIPAEKFERIFQAFEQVDAGTSRQYGGTGLGLAICTRIAALLGGDVVLRSTPGEGSTFTVLLPETAPSVAIPPAPATPAPAPRTHTSALLPEAIEDDRDRLAPGDTVILLIEDDPAFARILADMIRRNGHRVLAAADGESGLALAREYRPTGVLLDVMLPGMDGWTVMERLKTDDATRHIPVHFISAIDEAGRGRELGAVGFLTKPVSREAINAAFERLLHFAEGKTRRLLVVDDDAASRTAVRSMLRGEGVEIDEADSAEAALRMTGEAKYDCIVLDLGLPGMSGMELLEHLAATPAGVPPVVIYSGRDLSREENLKLRQYTDAIVVKGARSPERLLDEVSLFLHSIQHAPRRAAEQPPPGEELKGRRVLLVDDDMRNLFALSKVMRGWGLAVTMAQDGHKALKALEDNPSTELVLMDIMMPGMDGYETMRAIRAQDEFVELPIIALTAKAMRGDREKCLEAGASDYLSKPVDIDKLASLLRVWLPH, encoded by the coding sequence ATGCCGGCAGCAGTACCCGACGATTTCCAGCCCGATCCCTCCCGTCATTCCTGGCTGGCGCACCTGCCGGTGCAGCGCAAGATGCTGCTGGTGATCGGCCCGCTGCTGCTGGTGTTCCTGCTCGCCAACCTGGCCACGCTCTACTCGCTGCAGGAGCAGACGGTCAATCGACGGTGGACCGAGCACACCTACCGGGTACTGCTCGCCATCGATTCGGTCAAGGACGCCATGCTGACCGCGCAGATCGGGGCCCGCGGCTACATGCTGACGCAGAGCAGCGCGGAGCTGGCCGGATTCGAGAAGGGCGGCCGCAGCCTGGCCTCCGGGTTCAGGCTGCTGCGTACGCTGACCACCGACAACCCGCTGCAGCAAGCCAGGCTCGACCGCGCGGAGGTGCTGGCGACACGCTGGCAGCGCGAGATCGTCGCCTACGTGGTCACCCCGGCCAGCCGCGGCAGGATCGACGCCGGGGCGCGCGAGCGCATCCAGCAGGACTTCTTCGCCCACCGCACCGTCACCGCGCCGGACGTGACCGGCGTGCTGGCCCAGATGGCGGGCACCGAGGAGGCGCTGCTGGCCGAACGCAACGCGCGGCTGCAGCGGACGCTGGACCTCATGCGGGTGTTCAACGCGCTGGCCGCCGCGCTCTCGCTGCTCTACGGGGCCTACGTACTGGAGCTCACCCGGCGCATCATCACCCGGCCGCTGCACCAGATGACCACCCTGATGTCCCGCCTGGCGGCGCACGACCACTCGGTCACGATCACCCGCCAGGGCCGGCGCGACGAGATCGGCCAGATCGCGCGGGCACTGGAAGTGTTCAAGCGGATGGCGATCGGCTCGAGCGAGCAGAACTGGGTCAAGAGCGAGATCTCGCGACTGGTCCAGCGCCTGCAGCAGCTTGGCACGCACCGCGACTTCGGCGCTGCGCTCGCCAGCGAACTGGCGCCGCTGACCCAGTCCGGGGTTGCGCTCTATTACGGCTACGACGCCGCAAGCGAACGGCTGGACCTGCTCGGCAGCTACGGCCTGCGCCAGTCATGGAACCCTGCTGAAGCCTACGTGCCCGGTGAGGGCCTGGTCGGGCAGTGCGTGATCGAGCGCAAGCCGATCGCCCTGGACGAGGTGCCCGAGCGCTATCTGCGCATCCATTCGGCCGCCGGCGAGGCCTCGCCCGGGCACGTGCTGATCCTCCCGGTGCTGTTCCGCGAGCGCCTGGTCGGCGTGCTGGAGCTGGCAAGCTTCAAGCCGCTGACGCCGTTGTGCCGCGAATTCCTGGAGGAGCTGCTGCCGATCGTCGCGCTCACCCAGGAAAACCTGACCCGCGCCATCGCCACGCAGGACCTGCTCGAGCAGACCCGCGAGCAGGCTGACCACCTGCGCCGATCCGAGGAAGCGCTGCGCCGGCAGCAACAGGGCCTGCGCGATGCCAACGCCGCCTTGCAGGCCAAGACGCGCGAGCTGGAGGAACAGTCCCAGCGCCTGACCGTCTCCGAAGAAGAACTGCGCGTGCAAACCGAGGAGCTGCAGGCGTCCAACGAGGAACTGCGCGAGAAGGGCGACATCCTCAAGCAGCAGAAGCAGGCGCTCGAAGCGCTGCAGCGCGAGACCGCACAGAAGGCGCTCGAACTGGAGCGCGCCAGCCAGTACAAGTCCGACTTCCTGGCCAACATGTCGCACGAGTTGCGCACGCCGCTCAACAGCCTGCTGATCCTCTCGCGCAGCCTGGCCGACAACGACGGCGGCAACCTGGACGAGGAGCAGATCGAGTCGGCGCGGATCATCCACGACGCAGGCGCAAACCTGCTGCGGTTGATCAACGACATCCTGGACCTGTCCAAGATCGAGGCCGGCAAGATGGAGCTGGTCATCGACGAATTGCCGCTGGCGGTGTTCGCACGCGCGCTCAAGCGCACCTTCGCGCACGTGGCGCAGGAAAAAGGCCTGGCCTTCGAGGTGCAGGTGGACGAAGGCATGCCGCCGGCGCTGCACACCGACAGCGCGCGACTGGAACAGGTGGCCAACAACCTGCTCGGCAACGCGTTCAAGTTCACCGCCCGCGGCGGCGTGCGGGTGCGCATCGGCCACCCGGGCCCGGAGACCCGCGTTCCCCCCGCCCTGCTCGGCCAGCCGCTGGTGGCGATCGAGGTGAGCGACACGGGCATCGGCATTCCGGCGGAGAAGTTCGAGCGCATCTTCCAGGCGTTCGAGCAGGTCGACGCAGGAACCAGCCGCCAGTACGGCGGCACCGGCCTGGGCCTGGCGATCTGCACGCGCATCGCTGCGCTGCTGGGCGGCGACGTCGTGCTGCGCAGCACCCCCGGCGAAGGCAGCACGTTCACCGTGCTGCTGCCGGAAACCGCCCCGTCCGTCGCCATCCCGCCCGCCCCGGCAACGCCCGCACCGGCGCCACGCACCCATACCAGCGCGTTGTTGCCCGAGGCGATCGAGGACGACCGCGACCGGCTGGCGCCCGGCGACACGGTCATCCTGCTGATCGAGGACGACCCCGCGTTCGCCCGCATCCTGGCCGACATGATCCGTCGCAACGGCCACCGCGTGCTGGCCGCCGCCGACGGCGAGAGCGGCCTGGCGCTGGCGCGCGAATATCGCCCCACCGGCGTGCTGCTGGACGTGATGCTGCCCGGCATGGACGGCTGGACGGTCATGGAGCGCCTGAAGACCGACGACGCCACGCGACACATCCCGGTGCATTTCATCTCCGCCATCGACGAGGCCGGCCGCGGCCGGGAGCTGGGCGCCGTCGGCTTCCTCACCAAGCCGGTCAGCCGCGAGGCGATCAACGCGGCGTTCGAACGCCTGCTGCACTTTGCCGAAGGCAAGACGCGCCGGCTGCTGGTGGTGGACGACGATGCCGCCTCGCGCACCGCCGTGCGTTCCATGCTCCGGGGCGAAGGGGTGGAGATCGACGAGGCTGATTCGGCCGAAGCCGCGCTGCGCATGACCGGCGAGGCGAAGTACGACTGCATCGTGCTGGACCTGGGCCTGCCCGGCATGTCGGGCATGGAGCTGCTCGAACACCTGGCCGCCACGCCCGCGGGCGTGCCGCCGGTGGTGATCTATTCCGGCCGCGACCTCAGCCGCGAGGAAAACCTCAAGCTGCGCCAGTACACCGATGCCATCGTGGTCAAGGGCGCCCGCTCGCCCGAACGGCTGCTGGACGAGGTCAGCCTGTTCCTGCATTCGATCCAGCACGCACCGCGCCGCGCCGCGGAACAACCGCCCCCGGGCGAGGAACTGAAGGGCCGCCGCGTGCTGCTGGTGGATGACGACATGCGCAACCTGTTCGCACTGTCGAAGGTGATGCGCGGCTGGGGCCTTGCGGTGACCATGGCGCAGGACGGCCACAAGGCGCTCAAGGCACTGGAAGACAATCCGTCCACCGAGCTGGTGCTGATGGACATCATGATGCCCGGCATGGACGGCTACGAGACGATGCGCGCGATCCGTGCACAGGACGAATTCGTTGAGCTGCCGATCATCGCGCTGACCGCCAAGGCGATGCGCGGCGACCGCGAGAAATGCCTGGAGGCCGGCGCCAGCGATTACCTCTCCAAGCCGGTGGACATCGACAAGCTCGCCTCGCTGCTGCGCGTGTGGCTGCCACACTGA